A region from the Xanthocytophaga agilis genome encodes:
- a CDS encoding TIM barrel protein: MTLNRRDFLKISGAAALSAWAMPYAQATPIKNIGIQLYTLRDVIGKDTKNVLTQLAKDGYKELEAYGIDSGKFFNLSGAEFKKIVTDLGMKTIGSHASPDVKFDKDVKAGLDAVAPNWKKAVETAKEGGLTYITCPWWKEEHRKSADDYKKSAAIINLLAEYAVKQGLKFTYHNHDFEFKKFGTTDFYDVLLTQTNPKAVNFEMDLYWVVAAGKNPDDYFTKYPGRFHQVHVKDMSKADKTKNTEVGKGSIDFAKILKLAPKAGIKHFFVEQENNYSPDSLASAKLCADYLKKFNY; encoded by the coding sequence ATGACACTTAACCGCAGAGATTTCCTTAAAATATCCGGAGCTGCTGCTCTATCTGCATGGGCAATGCCTTATGCTCAAGCCACACCAATCAAAAATATTGGAATTCAATTGTATACTCTTCGGGATGTAATCGGAAAGGATACAAAAAATGTACTTACTCAATTGGCGAAAGACGGTTATAAGGAATTGGAGGCGTATGGTATTGATAGTGGTAAGTTCTTTAATTTGTCAGGTGCTGAATTCAAGAAGATAGTAACAGATCTGGGAATGAAAACAATCGGATCTCACGCGTCTCCTGATGTAAAGTTTGACAAAGATGTTAAAGCAGGTTTGGATGCTGTAGCGCCAAACTGGAAGAAAGCAGTAGAAACAGCTAAAGAAGGTGGGTTAACCTATATTACTTGCCCATGGTGGAAAGAAGAGCACCGCAAATCGGCAGATGATTACAAAAAATCTGCAGCAATCATTAACCTGTTGGCTGAATATGCTGTAAAACAGGGATTAAAATTCACCTATCACAATCATGATTTTGAATTTAAAAAATTTGGAACTACAGATTTCTATGATGTATTGTTGACTCAAACTAACCCGAAAGCGGTTAACTTTGAGATGGATTTGTACTGGGTGGTAGCTGCTGGAAAAAATCCGGATGATTATTTTACCAAATACCCAGGACGGTTCCATCAGGTACACGTAAAAGATATGAGTAAAGCTGATAAAACAAAAAATACAGAAGTGGGAAAAGGCTCTATCGACTTTGCTAAGATTCTGAAACTAGCTCCTAAGGCAGGTATCAAACACTTCTTTGTAGAACAGGAAAATAACTATTCACCTGATTCTCTTGCCAGCGCGAAACTGTGTGCCGATTATCTTAAAAAATTCAACTACTAA
- the pyk gene encoding pyruvate kinase yields the protein MNIPFNKTKVIATVGPASNTKEKLLQLIQAGVDVFRLNFSHGSHEDHLKVIQFVRELNQEHKLNIGLLQDLQGPKIRTREVENNGVELRAGNKLVITTEKIIGTSDRISTTYVEMADDVNIGERILLDDGKLELRVTDINKSGEYKEVITEVVYGGILKSKKGINLPNTNVSIPALTEKDREDLVFGLEHNLDWIALSFVRTAEEVLEMKEIIKSKGRTSRVVSKIEKPEAIVNIDAIIAASDAIMIARGDLGVEVPAEEVPMIQKMIADKCNKSAKPVIVATQMLESMITSPRPTRAETSDIANAVIDGADTVMLSAETASGMYPVEAVRSMTETIRQVEERANIYFKNHAYAQQVHDQNFYSNNVVVSACRLARDTDAQAIVGLTMSGYTALRISSHRPKSQIFVFTFDETLLNTLSLVWGIRAYYYDNSKSTDEIFEDIKDILVRDGHVKTGDVIINTGSIPVSRNRHTNMLKLSIV from the coding sequence ATGAACATTCCATTTAACAAAACAAAAGTTATTGCCACTGTTGGCCCGGCATCCAATACCAAAGAAAAATTATTGCAGTTGATTCAGGCTGGTGTTGATGTGTTCCGGCTTAACTTTTCGCATGGAAGCCACGAAGATCATTTGAAAGTGATTCAGTTTGTTAGAGAATTGAATCAGGAACACAAACTAAATATAGGATTGCTACAGGATTTGCAAGGTCCTAAAATTCGTACCCGTGAAGTAGAAAATAATGGAGTAGAGCTACGTGCAGGAAACAAACTGGTTATTACTACTGAGAAAATTATCGGAACCAGCGACCGCATCAGTACTACCTATGTGGAAATGGCAGATGATGTAAATATTGGAGAGCGTATCTTGTTGGATGATGGAAAGCTGGAACTGCGCGTAACAGATATCAATAAGAGTGGAGAGTATAAGGAGGTCATTACAGAGGTAGTATACGGTGGTATCCTGAAGTCTAAGAAAGGTATTAACCTACCAAACACCAATGTATCTATTCCTGCACTGACAGAAAAAGATCGTGAAGATCTGGTATTTGGATTAGAGCATAACCTGGACTGGATTGCTTTGTCTTTTGTACGTACTGCTGAAGAAGTACTGGAGATGAAAGAAATAATCAAGTCAAAAGGAAGAACAAGTCGTGTTGTATCTAAAATTGAAAAGCCAGAAGCCATTGTAAATATCGATGCAATCATTGCTGCCAGTGATGCAATTATGATTGCACGTGGTGATCTGGGTGTGGAGGTTCCTGCCGAGGAAGTTCCTATGATCCAGAAAATGATCGCAGACAAGTGTAATAAATCTGCTAAGCCGGTAATCGTTGCAACACAGATGTTGGAAAGTATGATTACTAGCCCTCGTCCAACCCGTGCAGAGACCAGCGACATTGCCAATGCGGTTATTGATGGCGCTGATACCGTTATGTTGAGTGCGGAAACTGCTTCAGGTATGTATCCTGTAGAAGCAGTACGCTCTATGACAGAAACCATCCGTCAGGTAGAGGAAAGAGCTAATATCTATTTCAAAAACCATGCATATGCACAACAGGTACATGATCAGAACTTCTACAGCAACAATGTAGTTGTAAGTGCTTGCCGTTTGGCTCGTGATACAGATGCTCAGGCTATTGTTGGTTTAACCATGTCTGGTTATACTGCATTACGTATCTCCAGCCATCGTCCAAAATCACAGATATTTGTATTTACATTTGATGAGACATTGTTAAATACATTAAGCCTGGTTTGGGGTATCCGTGCATACTACTATGATAACTCTAAGAGCACAGATGAGATCTTTGAAGATATCAAGGACATTCTGGTAAGAGACGGACATGTAAAAACTGGTGATGTTATTATTAACACAGGAAGTATCCCTGTAAGCCGTAACCGGCATACAAATATGCTGAAACTAAGCATTGTATAA
- a CDS encoding acyl carrier protein, giving the protein MSEIAEKVKKIIIEKLGVEESEVTTDASFTNDLGADSLDTVELIMEFEKEFGISIPDDQAENISTVGQAVTYLEANVK; this is encoded by the coding sequence ATGTCAGAAATAGCAGAAAAAGTAAAAAAAATCATCATTGAGAAGTTGGGTGTGGAAGAGTCTGAAGTGACAACTGATGCCAGTTTTACAAACGACCTTGGCGCTGACTCTCTGGACACAGTCGAACTGATCATGGAATTCGAAAAAGAATTTGGTATTTCCATTCCTGACGACCAAGCAGAAAACATTTCCACTGTTGGCCAGGCGGTAACGTACCTGGAAGCCAACGTAAAATAA
- the fabF gene encoding beta-ketoacyl-ACP synthase II codes for MQLRRVVITGLGALTPIGNTVSEFWNGLANGVSGAAPITKFDATKFRTKFACEVKNFDPEQFLDRKEARRMDPFTQYAMVVAEEAIQDSGMDLATIDVDRAGVIWGSGIGGLRSFQDEVSGFAVGDGTPRFSPFFITKMIADLSAGYISIRYGFRGPSYVTVSACASATNAIVDSFNYIRMGKMDIAITGGSEAAVTEAGIGGFNAMKALSERNESPETASRPYDKDRDGFVLGEGAGCLILEEYEHAKARGAKIYAELVGGGMSSDAYHITAPHPEGLGAHNVMRNALNDAGLKPEDIDYINTHGTSTPLGDPQEILAIQKMFGEHAYKINISSTKSMTGHLLGAAGAVEAVASVLAIQHQTVPPTINHFTDDESLDSRLNFTFNKAQQRKLDIVLSNTFGFGGHNCSIIFKKI; via the coding sequence ATGCAATTGAGACGAGTAGTCATTACGGGTTTAGGTGCACTTACTCCGATTGGTAATACTGTTTCCGAATTCTGGAACGGATTAGCTAACGGAGTAAGTGGTGCTGCACCTATTACCAAGTTCGATGCGACAAAATTCCGCACAAAGTTTGCCTGTGAAGTGAAAAACTTCGACCCTGAGCAGTTCTTAGACCGCAAAGAAGCCCGCAGGATGGACCCCTTCACCCAATATGCTATGGTAGTAGCCGAAGAAGCTATACAAGATTCAGGTATGGATCTTGCCACCATCGACGTTGATAGGGCAGGTGTCATCTGGGGATCTGGTATAGGCGGACTTCGCTCGTTTCAGGATGAAGTTTCCGGATTTGCCGTAGGAGACGGAACTCCTCGTTTCAGTCCATTCTTTATTACCAAAATGATTGCGGACCTTAGCGCAGGATATATTTCTATCCGTTATGGCTTTCGTGGTCCAAGCTATGTTACAGTATCAGCTTGTGCTTCAGCTACCAATGCCATTGTAGATTCTTTTAACTACATCCGCATGGGAAAAATGGACATTGCCATCACCGGGGGTTCGGAAGCAGCTGTGACAGAAGCAGGTATTGGCGGATTCAATGCCATGAAAGCTCTTTCAGAACGTAATGAATCACCCGAAACTGCCTCCCGGCCTTATGACAAAGACAGAGATGGCTTTGTATTGGGTGAAGGAGCCGGATGTCTGATTCTGGAAGAATATGAACATGCAAAAGCGCGTGGTGCTAAGATTTATGCCGAGCTGGTAGGTGGTGGAATGAGTTCAGATGCCTATCATATCACAGCTCCCCATCCGGAAGGACTAGGCGCACACAATGTGATGCGCAATGCCCTAAATGATGCGGGTCTGAAACCAGAAGATATAGACTATATCAATACACACGGTACATCTACTCCACTCGGAGATCCTCAGGAAATACTTGCCATTCAGAAAATGTTTGGAGAGCATGCGTATAAGATCAATATCAGCTCAACCAAATCGATGACAGGACATTTACTGGGAGCCGCAGGAGCAGTGGAAGCAGTAGCTTCAGTGCTGGCAATTCAGCATCAAACCGTCCCTCCAACGATCAATCACTTTACAGATGATGAAAGTCTGGATTCCAGATTAAACTTCACTTTTAATAAAGCGCAACAGCGGAAACTGGATATTGTATTAAGTAATACATTCGGTTTTGGTGGACATAACTGCTCTATCATTTTCAAAAAAATCTGA
- the rnc gene encoding ribonuclease III, whose product MPSVLGFVSELFKFSSLKDKQLVKAIKQITGSSPKNLYLYKLALQHTSAAKEINSDGFRESNERLEYLGDAILGAVIADFLFKKFPFKEEGFLTEIRSRIVNRESLNNVAKKIGLNKLIVFDGHKRTALTHKSMYGDALEALVGAIYLDKGFEFSRRFIIKRLIKPHFDLENIVQNNQNYKSIMIEWAQRANKKVHFEIVEERGAVHNKEFIAQVVVDGEPFATGSGYSKKKAEQAAAEKSCELLELK is encoded by the coding sequence GTGCCTTCCGTTTTAGGTTTTGTTTCTGAGTTATTCAAATTTTCCTCTCTTAAAGACAAACAACTTGTAAAGGCTATCAAACAGATTACTGGTAGCAGCCCAAAAAATCTGTATCTATACAAACTGGCACTCCAACATACTTCAGCAGCAAAAGAAATCAACTCTGATGGATTCAGAGAGTCTAATGAACGCCTGGAATATCTGGGTGATGCTATTCTAGGAGCTGTTATTGCGGACTTTTTGTTCAAAAAATTCCCATTTAAAGAAGAAGGCTTTCTTACAGAAATACGCTCCCGTATTGTGAACCGGGAATCACTTAATAATGTGGCGAAAAAGATCGGACTCAATAAGCTGATTGTATTTGATGGTCATAAACGTACTGCCCTGACTCATAAATCCATGTATGGAGATGCATTGGAGGCATTGGTTGGTGCAATTTATCTCGATAAAGGGTTTGAGTTCTCCCGTCGCTTTATTATCAAACGTTTAATCAAACCTCACTTTGATTTGGAGAATATAGTTCAGAATAATCAGAACTATAAAAGTATTATGATTGAATGGGCGCAACGTGCTAATAAGAAAGTTCATTTTGAGATAGTAGAAGAAAGAGGAGCTGTCCACAACAAGGAATTTATAGCTCAAGTGGTTGTAGATGGTGAACCATTTGCGACCGGAAGTGGCTACAGCAAAAAGAAAGCGGAACAAGCTGCCGCAGAAAAGTCCTGTGAATTACTGGAATTAAAATAG
- a CDS encoding glycosyltransferase family 9 protein, translating into MAASFLIIQTAFIGDVILATGVIEKLKKHYPDARIDFMVRKGNEGIVKDHPYLNTVYIWDKKGGKYKNLWKILKQVRHRKYSYVINLQRYATTGWFTVFSGADTTIGFDKNPLSRFFDKAVPHVFDGKHEIERNHTLIQDLTDTIPGKPRLYPAVVDFEIVAPCKKQPYICIAPTSVWFTKQFPEDKWMELIQQLSNTYSVYLLGAPTDWDICENIRVSSQQGNVYNLAGKLSLLASAALMQDAVMNYVNDSAPMHLSSAMNAPVCAVYCSTIPGFGYGPLSDRSFVIEVEEKLACRPCGLHGHKACPEGHFKCARNIEIRQLRVGQVDSSV; encoded by the coding sequence ATGGCGGCTTCATTTCTTATTATTCAGACGGCATTTATTGGGGATGTTATTCTGGCAACAGGTGTAATAGAAAAACTAAAAAAACACTATCCGGATGCTCGGATTGATTTCATGGTTCGCAAGGGAAACGAGGGCATTGTTAAAGATCATCCTTATTTGAACACTGTCTATATCTGGGATAAGAAAGGAGGTAAGTATAAAAACCTATGGAAAATTTTGAAACAAGTGCGCCATCGGAAGTATAGCTATGTAATTAACCTGCAACGATATGCGACTACAGGTTGGTTTACAGTATTCTCAGGTGCAGATACTACGATAGGCTTTGATAAGAATCCTCTTTCACGTTTTTTTGACAAAGCAGTTCCTCATGTATTTGATGGCAAGCATGAGATAGAACGCAATCATACCCTAATACAGGATTTGACAGATACCATTCCTGGAAAGCCTCGGTTATATCCAGCTGTGGTCGATTTTGAGATTGTAGCTCCCTGTAAAAAGCAGCCATACATCTGTATTGCACCTACTTCCGTATGGTTTACCAAGCAGTTTCCAGAAGATAAGTGGATGGAATTGATCCAGCAGCTCTCAAATACATATTCTGTGTATTTATTAGGTGCTCCCACTGACTGGGATATCTGCGAAAACATTCGGGTTAGTAGTCAGCAGGGAAATGTATATAATCTGGCAGGGAAGTTATCTTTGCTGGCATCAGCAGCACTAATGCAGGATGCTGTTATGAATTATGTAAATGATTCTGCTCCTATGCACTTATCATCAGCGATGAATGCACCTGTTTGTGCTGTATATTGTTCAACGATACCTGGATTTGGGTATGGCCCATTGTCAGATCGATCATTTGTTATAGAGGTAGAAGAAAAGTTGGCTTGTCGACCGTGTGGGTTACATGGACACAAAGCTTGTCCGGAAGGACATTTTAAGTGTGCCAGAAATATTGAGATTCGTCAGTTGAGAGTAGGACAAGTAGATAGTAGTGTATAG
- a CDS encoding pitrilysin family protein: protein MEEYDIYTLPNGIRVVHKQVTHTKIAHCGFTLDIGSRDEKPHQQGIAHFWEHMAFKGTKKRKSFHILNRLEAVGGELNAFTTKEKISFHASVLDNHYEKAFELLTDITFDSIFPEKQIERERNVILEEMAMYYDSPEDSIQDEFDAIVFENHSLGFNILGTNESVRSFHREDFKKFIAENLNTSRVIFSSIGNIPFSKIKKLADKYLAPIPSYTSQRQREPFLHFTPQQITKKRAITQAQCALGRTSYPLNHSNRLPFYMLVNILGGPGMNSRLNLALREKHGFVYSVEASYSPFLETGLMAIYFGTEPKQLQKSLSLISKELKLLRDKKMGTLQFHTAKEQLMGQLAMSEESNLNFMLMMAKSLLDTERIESLPEIFSQIRTITAEQLQDLANEMLNENEWSKLLYLPEED from the coding sequence ATGGAAGAATATGATATTTATACCCTGCCTAATGGCATTAGGGTAGTACACAAACAAGTCACACATACCAAGATAGCCCACTGTGGTTTTACACTAGACATTGGTAGTCGTGATGAAAAACCCCATCAACAAGGGATTGCCCACTTCTGGGAACATATGGCCTTTAAAGGGACCAAAAAGCGAAAATCCTTTCACATACTTAATAGACTGGAAGCAGTAGGAGGCGAATTAAATGCTTTTACAACAAAGGAAAAGATCTCTTTTCACGCATCTGTACTGGATAATCATTATGAGAAAGCATTTGAGCTACTGACAGATATAACTTTTGACTCTATCTTTCCGGAAAAACAGATAGAACGGGAACGAAATGTGATTCTGGAAGAGATGGCGATGTACTATGATTCTCCTGAAGATTCTATTCAGGATGAATTTGATGCTATTGTTTTTGAAAATCACTCGCTGGGATTTAATATTCTTGGCACCAATGAAAGCGTACGATCCTTTCATCGGGAAGACTTCAAGAAATTTATTGCTGAAAACTTAAATACATCCAGAGTCATATTTTCTTCTATTGGTAATATTCCATTTAGTAAAATAAAAAAACTGGCCGACAAGTATCTGGCACCCATTCCAAGCTATACATCTCAGCGTCAGCGTGAGCCGTTTTTACACTTTACACCTCAGCAGATTACCAAAAAACGGGCGATTACTCAGGCGCAATGTGCTCTTGGCAGGACGTCCTATCCATTAAACCATTCCAACCGTTTGCCATTCTATATGCTGGTAAACATACTGGGAGGACCTGGCATGAATTCACGTCTGAACCTCGCATTACGTGAAAAGCATGGATTTGTGTATTCTGTTGAAGCCAGCTATTCTCCTTTTCTGGAAACAGGCTTGATGGCTATTTACTTTGGTACAGAACCCAAGCAATTACAGAAAAGCTTATCATTGATTAGTAAGGAGCTAAAGCTGTTGCGGGACAAAAAGATGGGAACACTGCAATTTCATACTGCTAAGGAACAATTGATGGGACAGTTAGCCATGTCTGAGGAAAGCAATCTAAACTTTATGCTAATGATGGCGAAGAGTTTGCTGGATACAGAACGCATTGAGTCTCTACCAGAGATTTTTTCACAAATACGTACTATTACAGCGGAACAACTTCAGGATCTGGCGAATGAAATGCTAAATGAAAATGAATGGAGTAAGTTATTGTATTTACCTGAAGAAGATTAA
- a CDS encoding O-methyltransferase — protein MDFLPEAISEYVEAHSAPESELLQRINRETHARVLMPRMLSGHLQGRVLSMFSHMMRPKRILEIGTYTGYSAICLAEGLTADGLLYTLDINEELETRVRGYFSEAGLEKKINYQIGNAVDIIPTLKETWDMVFIDADKLNYHTYYELVLPQVRQGGFIISDNVLWSGKVADPTAKKDKDLQNMLAFNTMIQNDSRVENVLFPIRDGLSVARKR, from the coding sequence ATGGATTTTCTACCTGAAGCTATTTCCGAATACGTCGAGGCGCACAGTGCACCTGAATCTGAATTGTTGCAACGCATCAATCGTGAAACTCATGCCCGTGTGTTAATGCCACGAATGTTATCAGGACATCTGCAGGGTCGTGTACTTTCTATGTTCTCACATATGATGCGGCCTAAGCGTATTCTGGAAATAGGTACCTATACAGGATATTCTGCTATTTGTCTGGCTGAAGGACTTACAGCGGATGGTTTATTATATACACTGGATATCAACGAAGAACTTGAAACCAGAGTACGTGGATATTTTTCAGAGGCAGGACTTGAAAAAAAAATCAACTACCAGATTGGCAATGCAGTGGATATTATTCCCACACTGAAAGAAACCTGGGATATGGTATTCATTGATGCAGACAAACTGAATTATCATACGTATTATGAGCTGGTTTTACCACAAGTGAGGCAAGGTGGTTTTATTATCTCTGACAATGTGTTATGGAGTGGCAAGGTAGCAGATCCCACAGCCAAGAAGGACAAAGATCTGCAAAACATGCTTGCTTTTAATACAATGATTCAAAATGACTCGCGGGTCGAAAATGTTCTTTTCCCAATCAGGGATGGATTGTCTGTTGCCAGAAAACGTTAA
- a CDS encoding LysM peptidoglycan-binding domain-containing protein, whose translation MNKYFPVVLLSFLSSFFITLHAADIPEQLDFAGIRLKIKDNIRDKISTDVDRLTKPGKHAEAKLERIRMYFPLIEKVLAEEGLPNNFKYLVIQESDLIADAVSTSNAVGFWQFKRETALEMGLAVNSDVDERKHIVASTRAAARYLKRNNFFFDNWLYALMAYNTGLTGAKNLVGEGDKGATRMEIDKDTHWYILKFLAHQIAFEKSAAISSSSLVLAEYPCKGGQKLSDIASTFNIQEEELALYNKWLSSRRVPEDKPYTILVPVPASQADVIASTNKPAPTTSPTTTTKTSIFNYEYSHEVEADFRQSSKFPVLKKKETIFYEINGRAGIMAASNDNIMTLAEKGHLSIEKFMTYNDLKSNDAIVSGKVYYLKKKRNKAKLHFHTVIEGETLWEISQKYGIREKSLKTKNRLGDNEKLEHGRILWLRFRRPSSKPVEIRNIPRPTPKPATTPVVKEPVKSTTPVVKQPTVTPTTPVTTPEEKQPVVTSPQTEQQNTSPVVTPPVVTKPTPTNQETSAPIVVTPPKNEPVKQEPTVVTQPKTEEVVLVNSHNVQAGETLYSIARQYKVSVAQLRQWNSLSETASLSIGQRLIVGDETPITTNTSAPVITKPTTVSKPAASTTTHTVQAGETLYSISRRYGVSVAEIRQWNNLAETDGVQIGQALSIRAQSTTKNSVDTTKTQPTSSVSVTEYEVKPGDTLYKIAKAYGVTVEKLLEWNNKTTPSVSIGEKLKIKK comes from the coding sequence ATGAATAAATACTTTCCAGTAGTCCTCCTCTCCTTTCTTTCGTCTTTTTTCATCACCCTTCATGCAGCAGACATACCTGAGCAACTCGACTTTGCAGGTATACGTCTGAAAATAAAGGACAACATTCGTGATAAGATTAGTACAGATGTGGATCGCCTTACCAAACCCGGTAAACATGCCGAAGCTAAACTGGAACGTATCCGGATGTATTTTCCTTTAATTGAAAAAGTATTAGCAGAGGAAGGACTTCCCAATAATTTCAAATACCTGGTTATTCAGGAAAGCGATCTGATAGCAGATGCTGTCTCAACATCCAATGCAGTAGGGTTCTGGCAGTTTAAACGCGAAACCGCCCTTGAAATGGGATTAGCAGTAAATAGCGACGTAGATGAACGTAAACATATTGTGGCATCTACCCGGGCAGCGGCACGTTACTTAAAACGCAACAATTTCTTTTTTGATAACTGGTTGTATGCTCTTATGGCTTATAATACCGGATTGACAGGGGCTAAGAACCTTGTAGGAGAAGGCGATAAAGGAGCTACCCGTATGGAAATAGATAAAGATACCCACTGGTATATCCTCAAATTTCTGGCCCATCAGATTGCCTTTGAAAAATCAGCTGCTATAAGTTCATCTTCTCTGGTATTAGCAGAATACCCTTGCAAAGGTGGTCAAAAACTATCTGACATTGCCAGTACATTTAATATACAGGAAGAAGAGCTGGCTCTCTATAATAAATGGTTAAGCTCACGCAGAGTACCCGAGGATAAACCTTATACCATCCTTGTTCCTGTACCTGCCAGCCAGGCAGATGTTATTGCATCTACCAATAAACCTGCTCCAACTACTAGTCCTACGACAACAACTAAAACTTCTATCTTTAATTATGAGTATAGTCATGAAGTAGAAGCCGATTTTCGTCAGAGCTCTAAGTTTCCTGTGCTGAAAAAGAAAGAAACTATATTTTATGAAATCAATGGCAGAGCCGGTATAATGGCAGCAAGTAATGATAACATCATGACTCTGGCAGAAAAAGGGCATCTTTCCATTGAGAAATTTATGACCTATAATGATTTAAAATCTAATGATGCCATAGTATCAGGGAAAGTATATTATCTGAAGAAAAAACGAAATAAGGCTAAACTACATTTTCACACTGTGATTGAGGGCGAAACGTTGTGGGAGATCTCTCAAAAATATGGTATTCGTGAAAAATCGCTGAAAACCAAGAACCGTTTGGGAGACAACGAAAAGCTGGAACATGGCCGTATTCTCTGGTTACGTTTTCGCAGGCCATCCAGTAAGCCAGTTGAGATACGTAATATTCCAAGACCTACTCCCAAACCAGCAACTACTCCTGTTGTTAAGGAACCAGTAAAATCAACTACTCCAGTAGTAAAGCAACCTACCGTTACTCCGACTACGCCAGTTACTACACCAGAAGAAAAGCAACCTGTGGTTACCAGTCCTCAGACTGAGCAACAAAATACTTCTCCTGTAGTGACTCCACCTGTTGTTACCAAACCAACGCCAACAAACCAAGAGACATCTGCCCCTATAGTAGTAACGCCTCCAAAAAATGAACCAGTAAAACAAGAACCGACGGTGGTAACACAGCCTAAAACTGAAGAAGTGGTTCTGGTAAACTCACACAATGTGCAGGCAGGCGAAACACTTTACTCTATTGCACGTCAGTATAAAGTAAGTGTAGCACAACTGCGCCAATGGAACAGCCTTAGTGAAACAGCTAGCTTATCTATTGGACAACGACTTATTGTAGGAGATGAAACACCTATCACAACCAATACATCGGCTCCTGTAATAACCAAACCAACAACGGTTTCCAAGCCAGCAGCTTCAACAACTACACATACTGTGCAGGCAGGTGAAACATTATATTCAATCAGTCGTCGTTATGGTGTTTCTGTTGCAGAGATTCGCCAATGGAATAATCTGGCAGAGACAGATGGAGTGCAAATTGGTCAGGCATTATCTATTCGAGCACAATCAACCACTAAAAATAGTGTAGATACAACCAAAACTCAACCAACATCCAGTGTGTCTGTTACAGAATATGAGGTTAAGCCTGGTGATACACTTTACAAGATTGCCAAAGCCTATGGAGTAACTGTTGAAAAACTATTAGAGTGGAATAATAAAACAACTCCCAGCGTTTCGATTGGAGAAAAACTGAAAATCAAAAAATAG
- a CDS encoding saccharopine dehydrogenase C-terminal domain-containing protein: MKNVLVIGMGKVGSLVGVLLSKRFSVTGLDKNKPHYSYPLPFDILQGDVADHTFLQNTLKGFDAVVSCLPYNLNLPIAQTAHQLGIHYFDLTEDVPTTNSIREMAKTSKSIMAPQCGLAPGLIGIIGADLAKRFTKLRDMELRVGALPRYPNGLLGYSFTWSPAGVINEYINDSEVIHNGVRKMVPSLDGIEVINIEGQEFEAFSTSGGLGTMCETYEGRVDTLNYKTIRYPGHAKLMKFMLYELIMKDDRQLIENILTNAKPPVQEDVVYVYTVVEGWKDDKIEREEFYQAYYPKQIEGQHWRAISWTTAASVAAVVEMVANESLPQKGFLKQEDIPFDLFLATSNGTLFK, from the coding sequence ATGAAAAATGTCCTGGTAATCGGCATGGGCAAAGTAGGCTCACTGGTCGGTGTACTTTTAAGTAAACGTTTTAGTGTGACAGGTCTTGATAAAAATAAGCCTCATTACTCATATCCTCTTCCTTTTGATATTCTGCAAGGTGATGTTGCAGATCATACATTTCTGCAGAACACCCTTAAAGGATTTGATGCAGTTGTATCTTGCCTTCCCTATAATCTCAATCTGCCTATCGCGCAAACTGCTCACCAATTGGGTATACATTATTTTGACCTTACAGAAGATGTTCCTACAACAAATAGCATTCGGGAGATGGCAAAAACCTCTAAATCTATTATGGCCCCACAATGTGGGTTGGCTCCCGGATTAATAGGTATTATTGGAGCAGATCTGGCCAAACGTTTTACCAAACTCCGCGATATGGAGCTACGTGTAGGTGCTCTGCCACGTTATCCTAACGGGCTACTTGGTTATTCATTTACATGGTCTCCGGCGGGTGTGATCAATGAATATATTAATGACTCTGAAGTGATCCATAATGGTGTCCGTAAAATGGTTCCTTCATTGGATGGCATAGAAGTTATTAATATAGAAGGACAGGAATTTGAGGCATTCAGTACATCAGGTGGGTTAGGAACTATGTGTGAAACCTATGAAGGTAGAGTTGATACACTTAATTACAAGACGATTCGTTATCCCGGACATGCTAAACTCATGAAGTTTATGTTGTATGAACTAATCATGAAAGACGACCGACAACTAATCGAAAATATTTTAACCAATGCGAAACCTCCTGTACAGGAAGATGTGGTTTATGTGTATACAGTGGTAGAAGGATGGAAGGATGATAAAATTGAACGCGAGGAATTTTATCAGGCATATTATCCTAAGCAAATAGAGGGCCAGCACTGGCGCGCTATATCATGGACAACAGCAGCCTCTGTGGCGGCAGTTGTGGAAATGGTAGCTAATGAATCATTGCCACAAAAAGGCTTCCTTAAACAAGAAGATATTCCTTTTGACCTCTTTCTGGCAACTTCTAACGGTACTCTATTCAAATAA